The Gossypium hirsutum isolate 1008001.06 chromosome D03, Gossypium_hirsutum_v2.1, whole genome shotgun sequence genomic interval atctctcaaagtgattgtgagccttttagattctagggcacctaatgagatgagatttttcttcaggctaggtacgtagcgaacatctgtcaagacttggattgagccgtcgtgattcttcaattggactgtacccactcccattgtcttacaagcactatcattgcccataagaacaagtccaccttctagctctttaagactagaaaaccagtccttattaggacacatatggtaagtacatcctaaatccaaaatccactcatccgtttgacatgccattgccatgccaaccaagctaaagtctgactcctcatcatgctccgctacacatgcattagaaatagccttgcccttttgtagcttaggacaattctttttccaatgccctttttcacggcaaaaggcacattcatctttggcgggtctccctttggactttccccttctaccagatttgctgctgtgtgaacgacctcttactgttaagacttctgcggttgtatctctgtgatctcttttatctttctttcgagtctcagatctatacaacgcactacagactgcatcaaatgtgatcgtgtccttcccatgaagcaatgtggtggtaagatgatcatattcatcaggaagggaattcaacaacaataatgccttgtcttcatcttcaaatttctcatccaaatttagcaagtctgctaaaattttattgaatgagttcacatggtcatttatcgacataccgggtgcatacgtgaatcgataaagtttctttttcatataaagcctattttcaagacttttcgttagaaacttttcttccagtgtatcccataacttcttcgctgatgtctccctcatgacagagtacttctgctctttggccaaacataggcggattgtaccacacgcctgtctattgatcttggcccactccttgtcatccatcttgtcaggtttttcttcaagggctatatctagctcttgctgacataagacatccaggatctcacattgccacataccaaaattattggtaccgtcaaatttctctacttcaaattttgcatttgtcacagtagtccttgctgatgatgatgctgctgccatttttctcctcaatcccaactactgtatacgtgaacaatACCGTATACATGAATAGTGCCATATACGTGAATAGtatcgtatacgtgaatagtaccgtatacgtgaatagtaccgtaaacggtcgtattccccaagtacgaacctggctctgataccaattgttgcgcggaagcatgtgaaagagtaaaattattgtactaaaaaatcacattaagttcaattcccaggaaagagaggtgaatcacgaggatcacttaagtaccaagtctttcctagccagaatatccctctatcgtaatttaatagcacaataaatcactacaatcacactcacaaaatatgaacattaaatagtaaagaacaccaaaattttaacgaggttcggcaaatcttgcctacgtcctcgggcactaccaaatatatttcactccaaaatacaagtgaaactttacaaatagggagagagaacaatgccttaagtagagaatggcaaatgtgagataatgagaatgagcaatggttggcctatttatagttgagattcaagggccaccttgcaaagtccctattcacttagggaccaaaaattgctattatcccatgcccaacactaaataaatatttggtgcccataactttgacctttccaaggtatgggtaggtatgggaaaggtatgagCAAGGTATGAGATATATTCTAATAAATATGAAGACTCAACTGATTTTATCATGTTATTGTTTTGTTTACAGGGCTACCAATTTTGGACCCAAACCGACGAGATTGGTCGTTTCAACATAAAAAATGTTCGACCAGGGGTGTATAATTTGTATGCTTGGGCCCATGGTTTCATTGGAAGCTACAAATTAGATCTCGATATCACTATCCTACCaggttaatttcatatattattgatCTCTTTCAATTATAGCtttcattataaattaattcCTTGAACAAATATTTGAATACCAGGAAATAAGATCGAATTGGATACACTTATATATGATCCACCAAGAAATGGACCAACATTGTGGGAAATTGGGATTCCAGACAGGACAGCGGCCGAGTTCTTCATACCTGAACCATACCCACAATATGTCAATTCAATTACCAATGATGGTGCAGACAAGTAAGCTCTTTATGTCTTAACACCATGGTCAAGATTCGAATCCTTTTTTTGCTTAAGATTTCAacatgaattttcaatttttcattaacttactatttaatgttattattacAATGAACAGATTCAGGCAATATGGATTGTGGGACCGATACTCGGATATTTATCGTGATAGTGACCTTGTCTACACTGTGGGTACAAGCAACTATTCAAAGGATTGGTTCTTTGCTCATGTTCCAAGGTGCCCTTTTTTTAACTCACTAATTTCATCAACATCTTTGAATGTTTTTCATGGTTGATTTAGACATTGGATTTAATTTTGGATAGGATGAATTTGTATtagattaatttgaattttagaatttacGAATTATTTCAAGTTTGAATTCTAATCGAGTTTTTAGGTCGAATTATCTagaatttagattattttaagttatttgttCTAACTATTTTTCATTTGGATTATTTTTAAGTTTGCGCTAATCAAGTTTAAGGTGTAgacttttataataaaattggATTAGATTAAGTTTGGATTCAAATTAATTGACTAAACTTTTTAAGTTCAAATTAGAATTGACAAGTTTAATCTTAGGGATGTAACTTAAGAGcccttcaaaaattttgaaaattttaatttgactttggaaactttgaaatttttaattaaaccttttaaaatttttgaaaattctcattagtttttctcaaaatttaagagaaaattaattaaactccctaaattgtttttttttaattcttaaccCCACAACTTAATGCTATATTAGACCATTGTCTAATCCGTTTTTGGATCCTTATAAATTACAGGAAAATCGGGGACGATAGGTGCCGACCAACAACATGGCAAATCAAATACAATCTCCAAGATGTAAACAATAGAGGAACCTACACTCTCCAAATGGCAATAGCAGCAGCTTCTTTTGCAGAAGTAGAGGTACATAAATCTCTTCTCACATTTCTATCATGTGAGATATCTTTTTCACTTAATTTCACTATTTCATCCACTTATTCACGAATTGGCATTTACAGGTTCAATTCAACGATCCAAATTCCGATCGACCTCATTTTACAACCAAAAGAATCGGTTACGACAACGCCGTACCAAGGCACGGGATTCATGGATTGTATAGATTGTACAGCATTGAAGTACCTGGATATAGATTTCGTAAAGGGAGCAACACAATATATCTTACTCAGACAAGAAGTGACAACTCTTTTGAAGCTGTTATGTATGATTACATTCGGTTAGAAGGGCCTAatagtttaaacaattaattaatggTATCAAATgtgatttgttctttgttttttaaaattcttttttagaTGGTAATATGATTGTAATTCAAGCCTTGATTTCTATTACTTTGGCAATATTCAATTGTATATCGaatattaattttatgaattaaattatggGGTGTTTGGTAAACAGAGTTTTGAGcttttttaaattgatttggaCAGAATTGAGAATTTGATACTCAAAACCTCTAATTGTAGTGTATGATGAATAGAGGTTTGTAAGAGATTTTTGAGCTAaaacctttaaaataaaaaacgcAGGGATAGACAATTTTTTTCACAACTGATTGGGAATAACATATGTGAAATGACATATCTAAAAaattattcactaattaatttccataatgaatgtttatttaaataaaaaaaatacttgtgCAAATAAGGAAtttaagaaatttgtttatttaaattttcaaaaatattccctaattaattttcataatggATATGTCAATTCTTCGGtaatagtgttttatttcaataatttcaccagactaaagtattataaacaaataaatacttaacaataaaTTGTGTCATACCCTTGTTTGTCATTTTACATATCAACTTTCagttattaattaagttttaccaaatacttttaaataaacagTTAATAGAATCAATCAACCGGTCAAATTAGCCACTGTAATCAGTTATCAATCAATTGCCAAACAGgtttataattttcataaagAGATCAAGGATTGAGTATAGAAATGATCACAATTAGGGAAAaacaattcaattaaaacaattgaaaacaaCCAACAAACCTACTTAGCATTGGTTGGTTAAGTTTGTTATGAAAATTGATAATGGATAATAGGCACACAGAAAAAAACCAACCTAACCATCATAATTGAGATGATTGAACCAAGACGTTGGTTAAATCAattaagtcaatttaaataaacttttattcatcTCTAATCATGATTAAcattaagaaattattttatcataagattttttttaatgcaCATAAAAGTCTTGAAAAGGAGAGGCTATCTCGAtctgaaaatgaatttttttggtgaattgaacatgaaaattttaaaacaattcaaGTACCCAAACAAAATTTATCACATGGTAAAAGAgataaaaattacgaaaatttaaaattacaggGACTGATCTTGATAGCTTTTATATCTAAATGGAAGGGAAAAACTTTTAAGAGGTGGGCCTCAACGTTTTACCAATGTCAATGACAAATCTATATTTAACATCACCTTTGAGAAGGCGATCAAAGTCTTGATAGCTATAACTTCAATGTTTGTTTTTATGTTGTGTTAGCTGCGAAATCAATCATTTCTTGGGTTTCTTTCATTCCTCTAATCATGCTTCCTCCTATAAATTTCCTCCCTGTCCATTTTGTGATGCCAAAATTAAACCGTTAATATCGAAATTAACCATTTTAcgactcaaatttaaaaaaatttaaaaatattaatttgtctttgaaatttttaaaaaatttaattaagcgttttaaattttttgaaaattttcattagttttctcaaaattttagaagaaaattaattatacaccctaaattatttttaaaaaaatcattaacccCGAAAGGTTAATACCATGTTACGCCACTGTCTAATCCGTTTTTTTACCTTTGTCAATTACAGGAAAATCATGAACAATAGGATCCAACCAACAACATGACAAATCAAATACAATCTCCAAGATGTAAACAATAGTGGAACCTACACTCTCCAAATGGCAATAGCAGCAGCTTCTTTCCAGAAGTAGAGTTACATAAATCTCATCCCACATTTCCATTCATAGTTTATCGGAGATATCTTTTTCACTTACTTTCActatttcaaccacttgttcataAATTGGTATCTAAAAGTTCGATTCAACGATCCAAATTCCGGTTGACCTCATTTTACAACCAGAAGAATTGGTTACGATAACGCCGTACCGAGGCACAAGATTCACGGATTGTACAGCATTGAAGTACCTGGATATAGACTTCCTAAAGGGAACAACACAATATATCTAACTCAGACAAGAAGTGACAAGCCTGTATATGTATTCGATTAGAAGGGCTTAATAATTTAAACGATTAGTTAATGTTATCAGATGTGCAATTTAAGAtggttctctttttctttttaattctttttttaattttaatattattgtaattCAAGCCTTGGTTTCTATGATTTTAGCAACCATTCAATTGtatattgaatataaattttatgaattaaattataaggTGTTTGGTAAATAAAGTTTTGAGCATTTTTTAGTTGATTTAGACAAAAATAGAAGATTAGGTAATCAAACCCTCTAATTGGGATAACACGCTCATGTAACCTATTTTAACCATTGCAAAAACCACCTTAACCATCATAATTCGATGGTTGAAGCAAGCCATTGGTTAAATCGATTAAGTCAGTTTGAACCAAATTTTGCTCATCTCTAATCACAATTAACCTTATGAAATAAGTTCATAAGAATTCTTTTAATGCACATAAATGTCTAGAAAAAGAGAGGCTATCTCAATCCATAACtgaacatgaaaattttaaaacaattcaaGTACTCAAACATATTTTATTACATAGTAAAGGAGATGAAAACTACCGGAATTTAAGACTACGGGGACTGGTCTCGATGGTTTTTATATCTAAATGGAAGGGAACACCTTTAAGAGGAGGGCCTCAATGTGTTACCAATGTCAATGACAAATCTGTATTTAACATCACCTTTGAGAAGGCGATCCATGGCGGTATTCACATAGTCCATAGCTATAACTTCAATGTCTGTTTTTATGTTGTGCTCAGCTGCAAAATCAATCATTTCTTGAGTTTCTTTCATTCCTCCAATCATGCTTCCTCCTAATAATTTCCTCCCTGTCCATTTAGTGATGCACAAATTATACCGTTAACATCGAAATTAACCATTTCACGACTCAAatttaaagatatataaattACCTTGAATCAAAGGAAATACTTGTAACTCAAATGGTTTCCCTGGAATACCAAGAATCACAAGCTTCCCATGAGATTTCAACAGCCCAAGCAATGGCAACAATGGATGTTGGGCAGATACCGTATCAATGATTCCATACAATGTGCCAATGGCAGCCTAAACATACAAAAAGAATGTAAGGCTAGCGATGACAAAGAAACAGGACAGAGGTTGAGATGTCCTCATTCATGTTCGTCCCACGATTGTATTGACGAAGAATTTACTAAAGTTGTCTCAAGTGAATTTCGTAGAGTGACTCGGGTTTTATAATCCATACATACCTGAAGCTGATCTTGGTCTCGGCTGACTAAAAACGAATCGGCACCGAGATTTTCCAATGCTTCCTTTTGCTTACTAGGAGATGTGCTGATCACCGTAACATTGGTTCCCATTGCCTTTGCAAATTTCACAGCTAAGTGGCCTAGTCCTCCTAGTCCAACAACACCAACACGCAAACCAGGCTTATCGAGTCCATAGAATCTCAACGGACTATACACCGTGATTCCGGCACAAAGAAGAGGGGCAGTAGCATCAAGAGGCAGGTTCTCGGGAATGCTGACGGCAAAGTGTTCATTGACAACCATAATGTTGGAGTAACCCCCATGTGTAACAGCTCCATCATAGTATTTTGTCCCATAGGTGAATATCATTTTGGGACAGTAATTCTCAAGATTATTCATGCAATTGTCGCAAGAATGGCATGAACCAACCATGCAGCCAACTccaactctatctccaacttTGAACTTTTGAACCTTACATCCAATTTCAGTCACTTCACCAACAATCTCATGCCTGCATAAAATCTAATGCAACTTAGCAACGAAAATGTACGAAGATAAAAAAGAGTTAACAGAACCAAGTGTTGGAATAAGTGCTGGTACAATGGTAAGGGACATTGTATTTTCAGGGAGAGAACACAGCTCCAAACTTTAAAATCATATTGTCGAGAGTAGCAATacgattttgaattaatttttatagaCAGTAGAATAAACATGAAAGATATGAATGGAGACAATTGGAGTTACCCGGAGACAAGAGGATAAATGGAATTTCCCTATTCATTCTTAACCATATGAAGATCTGAATGGCATATCCCACAATAAAGCACCTTGAAAGTCACATCTGTTTCCCCTGTTTCCCTGCAAATCTCGCATCATTTTTGTTTAGCAAACAAATAGAGAAAAGGTAAAATTTAACGAAGGTCCTTGTATTATGTAGTTTTAGTACATTTGGTCCTTCTActattatttgataatttttttttggacaCATTGAAAGTCGAGACTCATTTCATCAAAAGAAATACAAAAAGATCCTAAAACCAATAAAGCAACATCAACACCAAGAGAACACCCTAAAGAAAAAAGTAAGTGTCATCACTTCTTTTAAACAATTGAAATGTTGGAGGGATCATTATCATACAATGAAGttttaatcatttattcaaaGAAGTCGAGTAAATGTGTATGATCTCTTCTACAGAAGATCCTCCATTTCAGCTGGTTAATATGAACTTTAGATGAAGACCCAATATTAAAGAGCACCGGCACATGCAACCATGAATATGCATACTGGGTCACATCCAATAACATGCCAAGACCCAAATAAAGGACACAATGAGGAACAAAATACAAAAATCCAGAAAATTGAAGCCCACCATCATGGGAAGAGCCCCACCAGAACAACCAAACTCCCAACCACCAAACAAGGCACCGGCGAGCCATCAACGCCGGCATCCGCCACAAATGTCATAGGGAAAACAAAGAATGCCATTCAATTGCAAAGATAGAGAAAGGAGCTGGTGATGGCCACCAATTTTGAGAACTAGTATTAGAGTACGCTAGGTCGGTCTGGTTGTTGGCTGCATGCACGGTGGTGATACCAAAGGAGCCAACCAGACCTCGggataataaaatgaatttttttgcaaGATTAGAGATTCATTTCCAttaattcaatcaaataatttgaaatgatttattttataaaaactactttaATATTACATAAACATATTGACATTTGACCGATatgatcattttttttcttttttcttttatacttTTAAGAGTGTAAAAAATATCCTATCACATCATCACACCTTttctctaaaaattattaaattaggaTAAACGGACTAAATCCACTAAAAATATACAATACCtaaattattttatagaattttaccattaaaaaaaacACCCTTTAGAAGAAGAAACGCAGATTTAAAGATAACATATAGTAAATAACAAACACCTTGTGAAAAAATTGAAGGGAGAAAGAACACCAGAGCTATCTTTGGCTGCCCATCCAAAAGCCTTGTTGGACTGCACTTCTTCTGGCAATCTTGTCATTGTTTGAATCTCTAATTTTTGGAattaaattcttcaaagtttGAATCTGTTtgtcttctttctttctcaaaagCTTCAATTTTATAGCTTAAAAACAGGCTTTATATTTAGCTTTTCATGAAGTTTAAtcatttatgaattttataggATTTATAATCTGAATACTTAATTGCTTAGTGTTATTTGAGGTTAATACTTTTATTCTACATTTATATCTTtgaatttaatgcttattaaattAATTGCTATTTGAGGTTAACATTTATATCTTTCAATTTAATGCTCAATAAATTAATTGTAGATTCTCTCCCAATACCATAAGCTGTTACAACGGATGTTTTAATGGTAATTAcgacaatttaataaaatttgtttacAAATTTCGGTTTCACAATTTATATCTATGGACTCTCGTTCCAAGAATGAATcaaaaaaatttcagaata includes:
- the LOC107950906 gene encoding probable mannitol dehydrogenase produces the protein MVGSCHSCDNCMNNLENYCPKMIFTYGTKYYDGAVTHGGYSNIMVVNEHFAVSIPENLPLDATAPLLCAGITVYSPLRFYGLDKPGLRVGVVGLGGLGHLAVKFAKAMGTNVTVISTSPSKQKEALENLGADSFLVSRDQDQLQAAIGTLYGIIDTVSAQHPLLPLLGLLKSHGKLVILGIPGKPFELQVFPLIQGRKLLGGSMIGGMKETQEMIDFAAEHNIKTDIEVIAMDYVNTAMDRLLKGDVKYRFVIDIGNTLRPSS